Below is a window of Spirochaetota bacterium DNA.
CGTCAGGTAATCGTCAACGTCAAAAGAGGTTTACAACCCGAAGGCCTTCATCCCTCACGCGATGTCGCTCCATCAGACTTTCGTCCATTGTGGAAGATTCTCCGCTGCTGCCTCCCGTAGGAGTCTGGGCCGTATCTCAGTCCCAATGTGGCCGTACACCCTCTCAGGCCGGCTACCGATCGTCGCCTTGGTGAGCCGTTACCTCACCAACTAGCTAATCGGACGCAGACTCATCCCAGAGTGCATTGCTGCTTTACCCTCCTCGACATATGCCAAAAGGGTCTATGCGGTATTAGCGCCAGTTTCCTGGCGTTTTCCCCCGCTCTGGGGTAGATTATCCACGTGTTACTCACCAGTCCGCCGCTGAACTATAGTATTGCTACAATAGACCCGCTCGACTTGCATGCGTAAGACGCATCGCCAACGTTCGTTCTGAGCCAAGATCAAACTCTCCATACTCAATATGAGCGTTATCCTATTACGGATAACAATTGTCTAGGGTAATTAAGTATCTTCTTCCGCGCTTCCCTTGCGGGTCACGCGCTCGAAAACACACCAAAAATCAAGCTATGGGCTTTCACCCATACAGAGCGCCCGGTTAAAAGCGCCCTTACCTTTACTTCGTCGGCTTGCTATTCATTTTTCAAAGAGCTTTCGCGCGCCGTGAACAGCTCATGCTCACTTGGCGGGCGTACAATCTACTACATATTCGGATCTTTGTCAACGATTCACATCGTGATACCCCTGAATTTGATGTTTTTTGGGCCATTCCATGGGGTAAATTTGAATTAATACTACATTTAATACATCAGCGGTCGTACACTTCTCCTCTTTTCGTGGAAATTTCGGCACCATCACGATAATACAGGTCCACGGAATCGATGTGTATCCGCATGTTCATGAGAAAAAAATTTAAAAATATTCAGTTTTCAAAAGTCGCGATTTGCTTTTCAAGATAAATTACTGTATTTTTGTAGCCCATGAACAACATCGATACGATACGAAAAAAAGTACTGTCGCGTGAACGGATCACGAAGGGTGATGCGCTGACACTGCTTGCCAGCAATGACATTTTGTCCCTCGGCGCTATGGCCGATATCGTGCGTCGCAGACTGAACGGGGATAATACGTATTTCATTATCAATCGTCATATCAACTACACGAACTTCTGCAAGAACACATGCCTGTTCTGCGCATACCGGAAAAAAGGTGAATACGACGGCTTCACGCTTTCACTCGATGAGATCCGCGAAAAAGCAATCGATGGAATGAATTCCGGCGTAACGGAATATCATGTCGTTGGCGGCTTGAACAAAGACATCCCCTTCACCTATTACCTGGATATGCTCCGCACATTGAGATCGGTCGCCCCGTCGATACACATTCAGGCGTTCACGGTGGTCGAGCTCGATTTCATCGCTTCGGTCGCGGGGCTTCCGCTTGAAGAAACGATACGCCGGCTCAAGGACGCAGGACTGGACAGCGTCCCCGGGGGCGGCGCCGAAATATTCCATTCCGATATACGTTCTGTCATATGCAATGAAAAGATCACCGGTGAGCGCTGGCTGGAAATAAGCCGAGTCGTACACAATGCCGGACTGCACTCAAACGCGACCATGCTGTTCGGTCATATCGAAAAGCCCGAGCACATCGTCGATCATCTCGACAGGCTCCGCTCGCTTCAGGATGAAACGAAGGGATTTCTCTCGTTCATCCCGCTTCTCTTCCACCCTGAGAACACGCATTACGCGGACACTCGCATGCTCACCGGCGCGGAGATAATCCGAATACTGGCCGTTTCGAGGATATTTCTCGATAATATCCCGCACCTGAAGGCGTTCTGGATAATGCTCGGATTGAAAATGGCGCAGCTCTCGCAGTTCTTCGGCGTCGACGACATCGACGGTACGGTGACCGAGGAGAAGATAACCCATGCCGCGGGGGCGACGACGCCGCAGATGCTTTCTCGCAACGAGCTCGTGGAGATGATCACCAGCGGGGGGTTCACGCCGGTGGAGCGGAATACGCTCTACCGGCGCATATCGAGATGATACGCATCGGCAGTGTCCCCTATCTCAACGCGCTCCCGCTCACCGTGCGGCTCGCCATTCCGTTCGAGACGCATCCGCCGGCGGTGCTCGCTCAAAAAATGCTCGCACGGGAGCTGGAGATCGCCATGCTTCCGACAGCGGCGCTCTTCGCATCGCCATATCGCGTCGTCCCCGGCATCGCCATCGGCTGCGACGGACCGGTCGCCAGCGTAAAACTCCTTCTGCGAACCAATGTCACTGCGGCACGGCGCGTCGGCCTTGACGCCAACTCCCGTACATCGAATGAACTTGCCGGCATAGTGCTTCGCGAACGCTACGGGATACATCCGAATTTCGTAACAGGGAGCTCGCTCGCACGTTTTCACGAGGACACATCGCTCGACGCCCAGGTCCTTATCGGGGATGATGCGCTCTTCAACGATGAACCACACATCGACCTCGGTAATGAGTGGAAGCTCCTTACCGGGCTACCGTTCGTTTTCGCAGTATGGGCAATGCAGGATGATGTCAGCGATGCATATGCCGATATCCTGCGGACGGCAAAGGTCGCGGGGATGAAGGAAATAGGCGCAATAGCGGAAATTCGCGGTGAAAGCAGAAAGGACCTGCTCATGCAGTACTTCACCGTACATATGCGATATGACCTGGATGAACGGGCGATCGACGGGATCAAGACTTTTGCACGATATTCAGGGAAGGATTTCACGATGGATCGCATAGGTCATCAAAACGATGACTGCTCGAGTTGACGTTTTCCCAAGGAAACATTATAATGGAACACAGAGAGTTAGAGATTCGAGGTCACCCCATGGGTAAAATATCCCTGTTTTTCATACTGACTGCTTCGGCACTGATGCTCATCATCGGTTGTTCCAACTTGGTGTTCTTTTCTCCGATAAGTTCCACTGCCAGCTTGAGGAATTACGAACCGAACGATACCCAGGAAACAGCAAAAAAGACAGAATTCTATTACCCCGTGACCAACAATTATGATTATTACGACTATGACGACAGGATCAATACGAAGGGCATTGTCAGCTATCTCGACAGCCAGGTCGACAACGATTTCTTTTCGGTCGAAATGGATAGTAACGGTTCCGCATACGGCAGTAATTTTGACAATCGCCCCCCGGGCGGCAAGATCATAGTGACCTATCTATCGGGAAGCGGCTTTTCGGTCCAATTATATTACTACAACATGGTATCCAATACAGTGCATAACGTATCGAATGCGGTCATATTGAACAATGCGAATAAACAGGTCATTTATTGGCATGGCATAACCAATACATTGCCATTCCTTTCGAACCAGATGGGATATCCTCTCTTTGTACGTATAAACGGGCTTCAGGACGCAATGAGACCGGCATCATATGCTGTCATCCATTGTATATCGAATTATTACGTTGCACCTTGAAAAGGCTTCACTTTACTGTTCAACTCTTACCAACGCCCTATACACCGGGGCATAAAATGTATCGTTTCAATACATACCATATTACTATTCGGCAGTATAGATACTTCCCCCGGTCAATTTTGCCTTAAATACTTGAAAATATCGTTGCCCGAATACCGGACTTAGCTTCGATCCCATGCCGCATTGGCATACTCTTTGCAATAAATAACGCGAAAATAGTGCTACGGCACATTACACAAACCATAATATCCTTAAAGGAGGAAGTAAATGGCAAAGCAACTGTTGTTCAACGAGGAAGCGCGGCGTGCCCTCGTTCGCGGCGTTGATATTCTCGCCAATGCCGTGCGTACCACGCTCGGTCCGCGGGGACGCAATGTCGTCATCGACAAGAAGTACGGTGCGCCCACGGTCATCAATGACGGGGTAACTATCGCCAAAGAGATCGAGCTTGAGGACCATTTCGAGAACATGGGCGCTCAGCTTGTCAAAGAAGTGGCGAGCAAGACGAATGATGTCGCCGGCGACGGCACCACTACGGCTACCGTGCTTGCACAGGCCATGGTGAAAGAAGGCATCAAGAACGTCACAAGCGGTGCAAATCCCATGGCGCTCAAACGCGGTATAGAAAAATCCGTCGAAGAAGTGGTAAGCTTCATCAAAAGCGAAGCGAAGCAGATCAAGGGGAAGGAAGAGATCGCGCAGGTCGCTTCCATCTCCGCCAACAACGACCGCTCCATCGGCGATCTTATCGCCAACGCAATGGAAAAGGTCGGCAAAGACGGCGTCATAACGGTGGAAGAAGCGAAAACGCTTGACACCTACCTCGACGTCGTCGAAGGCATGCAGTTCGATCGCGGCTTCATCGCCCCGTATTTCGTCACCAATCAGGATGATGCGACATGCGTGCTCGAAGACGCATACATTATCATCCACGACAAGAAAATATCGAACATGAAGGATATACTGCCGCTGCTCGAGAAGATCGCGCAGACGGGCAAGCAATTCCTCATCATAGCGGAAGAGGTAGAAGGCGAAGCGCTTGCCACCCTCGTTCTCAACAAACTTCGCGGCATTCTCAAAGTGTGCGCGGTGAAGGCCCCGGGTTTCGGCGATCGCCGCAAAGCCATGCTCGAAGATATCGCGACGCTTACCGGCGGAAAGGTCATCGCTGAAGAGATCGGCATGAAGCTCGAAAGCGCACAGCTTGACGACCTCGGCCGCGCGAAAAAGATCGTCGTCGACAAGGACAACACGACCATCATCGAAGGCGCAGGCGATCCAAAAGAAGTCGCCAAGCGCATCACTTCGCTCAAAAAAGAGATCGAGAATACCGACAGCGATTACGACAAGGAAAAGCTCCAGGAACGCTTGGCGAAACTGTCCGGCGGCGTTGCCATCGTGAACGTCGGCGCTGCCACCGAAGTCGAGATGAAGGAAAAGAAAGCCCGAGTGGAAGACGCTCTTTCTGCCACCCGCGCTGCCATCGAAGAAGGGATAATCCCCGGCGGCGGCATAACGCTCATCCATGCGATGACAAAGCTTGATGCCATGAAGCTTCCGGGCGACGAGCAGATCGGCGTCAATATCGTCCGCCGCTCGCTCGAAGAACCGATACGCATCATCGCGACGAACGCCGGTCTTGACGGCGCTGTCGTTGCGAAGGAAGCGAAAGAGCAGAAAGGAAATATGGGATACGATGCGAACAGTGCTCAATGGGTCGACATGGTAAAAGCGGGGATCATTGACCCGGCGAAGGTCACCCGTTTCGCACTGCAGAACGCAGCATCCATTGCCTGTCAGATCATCTCGTCCGAAGTGCTCATCGCCGACAAGCCCGAACCCAAGAAAGATGGTCCGGCTATGCCTCCGGGAGGCGGCGGAATGGGCGGAATGGACGGAATGTACTAAATAAGGACACCAGGAGGAAACCATGGCTTCAATAAAACCGCTTGGCGATCGCGTGCTCTTGAAAGTACTCGATACGGAAGCGAAAACATCAAGCGGGATATTCATCCCGGAGACCGCCCAGGAAAAAACGCAGAAGGCGGAAGTGGTCGAAGTAGGCCCCGGCGGGGTCGATAAGGACGGCAAGCGTGTTGCCATCGACGTGAAGAAAGGCGATATCGTCATCTATGACAAGTTCGCCGGCGTCAAGATAAAGGAAGGCAATACCGAATATCTTATCGTACGCAACGAAGAGATAGTCGCTGTCATCCACTAGTCTGTAAGAATAAAAAAGCCGGTTACGCACATGCGTGACCGGCTTTTTTTTATACTGTGTCGATGCTGAATCGTTATGCCAGATCGTTCACGGCCCGCCCTTTCACGGCGCTCTCGCGATGCGTCAGCCCCGTTTTGGGATCGATACGATACGGCGTATCCTCTTCCCTGCCCGAATCCGCATTTTCGAACTGAAATCGGCTTTCGGTCTCGCTCGTATCGAGTCGTTTGATGTGCACGATGCGGCTATTGCCGTATGTCGGCCATACGAACACGGCCTGCTGGTCGGCCAAGTTGATCTGACTTAATCCGCTTCCGATATTCATGGTCATCATCCGATAACGTATTCACTATATGTATCGGGATAATGGAAAAACGGTTAAGCGTTTTTTTGTGCTGCAGCCGGGGCTAGAGGGGATGGGAAATAACGTCCAAATAGAGCACGCCGATGGGGTTATCGCCGTACATGAAGGGTATACAGACTATGGACAGGGGCTTCTCGGCACCGTCGACGGTTATCTTCTTGTTCTTGACGATGATGGTCTTATTGAGCTTGGCAACCGCCCGGATTATCTGCGAAGGCATCTCGAAATAGGGCTTTTTCATCTCCTCGGCCGTCATCCGTACATTCGCCGTTGCGCCGAGGCGTTTCTCGCCGCGCGAAAGGAAAAGCACCGCCCGTTCCATCTTAAGCAGCGCCATAAGTCCGCGTATCACTTCCTCGAGATCGACACCGTGCTCAAGAATGGCGTGCAGGGACTGATTGATGACAATCTTCTGCTCTTTCATAGCGCGTATGGTCTTATCATCCGCATGCCCGTCGAAGAGCGCCCCGACGCCATGAATGGTCTCATGCGCATGAATGACCTTTTCCGCCTCGATGCGTTCTTCCTGGGCGAGCGTTATCACATGTTCATGCGCTTCGGAAAGGTTCTCAAGATATTTTATGTATCGGGTCTTCTCAACGAGCTCAGCTTCGAGTGCTTTGACCTTTGCGGCAATGTCGTCTGCCATGTCATCCTCCACGAATGCTCATATTGTACCGCCGGATGCGTGAAAATGCAAGACTTTCACGATCCCGAAGGCCTTTCATGCACCGGGAATTGACAAGACCATCCCGAACGGATATCATGATCCTCGCAAGGAGTACCCATGACACAACGTATCCTTCTGCCGGCCATTGCGGTATGCGCGATCATCACGATCATCGCCGATATCCGTGACATGAAGCGTCTGCGTATGATCGTCAAGCCGCTGACAACGGCGCTCATCATCGCCCTGGCCGCGTGGCCGCTCGCGGGGAACCCCGCATTGTATGCCGTGCTTATCGCAGCCGGGCTTGTGCTCTCGCTCGGCGGCGATATCGCGCTCCTCTCCCGCGCCGAAACGGCGTTCATCATCGGTCTCGTGCTCTTCCTCTGCGCGCATGTACTCTATACGATCGCATTCATTTCGATAAGCCCCTTCGTGCCCGCCGATGCCGTCACTGCGCTCGTGCTGCTCATTGTCATTACCATCGTGTATCGCATACTGTGGCCCGGGCTTGGGGCAATGAAGGTCCCGGTGCTCGCCTATGCCATTATCATAAGCTTCATGCTCCTGCGGGCGATATCAACGGTATATGGCGGAAGGGTGTCCTTCACCCCTGCGCTCCTCATCGCTCTCGGATCGCTCCTCTTTTTCGCATCTGATATGATCCTTGCCGTCAACCGCTTCCGACGCAATAATGCACCCGACGGACTGCCTGTGCTCTCGACGTACTTCGCCGGGCAGACGCTTATCGCACTTTCACTTTCGTATATGGCTTTTTTACCCGCGTAATCGGCGTATCGCAGCGGCGATATCGGGCGCACCGAACACGCTCGTCCCGGCGATGATGAAATCCGCACCGGCTTTGAGGATGCGGTCGATATTCTCCGATGTGACACCGCCGTCGACAGAAAGGGTGATGCTCTTCTTCCGGGAATCGATGAGCGTGCGCGCCTCCTCTATCTTCCGATAGCAGGAGGGGATGAACGTTTGTCCGCCGAAACCGGGATTGACCGTCATGAGGAGCACATGATCGACATCATCGATGATCGCATCGAGCGAAGAGATGCTCGTATGCGGGTTAAGCACGACACCCGCCTTCGCCCCGCGCTTCTGTATCTCGGCTACCGTCCGCTGCAGATGAACGGCCCCTTCCATGTGAACGCTCACCAGCGCCGCACCCGCCTCGATGAAGAGCGGCGCGAAGAGATCGGGGTCCTCTATCATGAGATGGACATCGAACGGAAGCTTCGTATGTGTGCGGATATCGGCGACGAATTTCGGCCCGAAGGTGATATTGGGAACGAAATTCCCGTCCATGATATCCAGATGCAGCCAATCCGCCCCGCCCTTCTCGACGGATGCTATCGCCGCACGCACGTCGGAAAAGTCGGCGGCCAGGAGTGACGGTGCGATAACGATCTTTCTGCTCATGACGCTCCCCTGTAAAAAAAAAGGGCGACCGCAAACCGGCCGCCCTGGTGATAGGCTGATCTTCTCAGTTCGCGCCGAATATGTTCATCTCGGTCTCTTTATCGAAGAAATGCCCCTTATCGAGGTTCACGACGAGATTGAGCGAATCGCCGACCTTTGCGAGGCCGGTGAGCTCAAGCTCAAGCCGCAGTATGAGCGGCGTTTTGCCGGTATCGACATAGACCGTCGTTTCCGCGCCCATGGGCTCGACGACCTCGACATTGCCCTTCATCGTGTTCTCATCGATGGGTACTTTCGCCTTGCGCTGCTCGGAGATATCCTCGGCGCGTATACCGAATACGAGGCTCTGCTTTTTCGTGCGCTCCATGTATTCCTTGATGACAGCGGCCTTTGTCTCCGGGACCTTCAGCTTGAAGGAGCCGTCGGATATATAAAGCTTGCCGCCCTCGGAGGTCACATCGACCTCGCAGAAATTCATCGGGGGTGAACCGAGAAAGCCTGCGACGAATTTATTGCGGGGATTGCCGTAGAGGCCGAGCGGCGTACCGACCTGCTGTACGAGGCCGTCGCGCATGACGACGATGCGGTCGGCCATGGTCATGGCTTCGACCTGATCGTGCGTAACGTACATCATCGTCGCCTGCAGGCGCACGTGAAGCTTCGATATTTCCGCGCGCATCTGCACGCGGAGCTTGGCATCGAGGTTGGAGAGCGGTTCATCGAAGAGGAACACCTTCGGTTTGCGCACGATGGCACGGCCGAGGGCGACACGCTGGCGCTGACCGCCGGAAAGGGCCTTCGGCTGGCGATCGAGAAGATCCTCGATGCCGAGAATGAACGCCGCTTCGCGTACGCGCTTGTCGATCTCTTCCTGCGGATACTTGCGGAGCTTAAGCCCGAATTCCATGTTCTTAAAAACGGTCATATGCGGATAGAGGGCGTAGTTCTGGAACACCATGGCGATGTCGCGCGATTTCGGCGGGACTTCGTTGACGATCTTATCACCGATGTAAAGCTCGCCGCTCGATATCTCTTCAAGACCGGCGACCATGCGCAGCGTCGTCGATTTCCCGCAGCCCGACGGGCCGACGAGAACGATGAATTCCTTGTCTTCCACTTCGAGATTAAAATTATCGACGGCCTTCACGCCGCCTTCGTAGATCTTGCAGATATTCTTGAGAATGACCTTCGACATGATACCGCTCCTCTCGATGGTTGATCGTAACAGCGGTCATTTTAGTACTAATCAGCGAAAAAGTCAAGCAATTGGATGATGGTGCCTTTCATCTGGCGGCGATCGACGATGACATCGACAAACCCATGGTCCTGCACGAACTCCGAACGCTGAAAACCCTCGGGCAGTTTCTGACGGATGTTCTGCTCGATGA
It encodes the following:
- the groL gene encoding chaperonin GroEL (60 kDa chaperone family; promotes refolding of misfolded polypeptides especially under stressful conditions; forms two stacked rings of heptamers to form a barrel-shaped 14mer; ends can be capped by GroES; misfolded proteins enter the barrel where they are refolded when GroES binds) — protein: MAKQLLFNEEARRALVRGVDILANAVRTTLGPRGRNVVIDKKYGAPTVINDGVTIAKEIELEDHFENMGAQLVKEVASKTNDVAGDGTTTATVLAQAMVKEGIKNVTSGANPMALKRGIEKSVEEVVSFIKSEAKQIKGKEEIAQVASISANNDRSIGDLIANAMEKVGKDGVITVEEAKTLDTYLDVVEGMQFDRGFIAPYFVTNQDDATCVLEDAYIIIHDKKISNMKDILPLLEKIAQTGKQFLIIAEEVEGEALATLVLNKLRGILKVCAVKAPGFGDRRKAMLEDIATLTGGKVIAEEIGMKLESAQLDDLGRAKKIVVDKDNTTIIEGAGDPKEVAKRITSLKKEIENTDSDYDKEKLQERLAKLSGGVAIVNVGAATEVEMKEKKARVEDALSATRAAIEEGIIPGGGITLIHAMTKLDAMKLPGDEQIGVNIVRRSLEEPIRIIATNAGLDGAVVAKEAKEQKGNMGYDANSAQWVDMVKAGIIDPAKVTRFALQNAASIACQIISSEVLIADKPEPKKDGPAMPPGGGGMGGMDGMY
- a CDS encoding co-chaperone GroES, with the protein product MASIKPLGDRVLLKVLDTEAKTSSGIFIPETAQEKTQKAEVVEVGPGGVDKDGKRVAIDVKKGDIVIYDKFAGVKIKEGNTEYLIVRNEEIVAVIH
- a CDS encoding menaquinone biosynthesis protein; translation: MIRIGSVPYLNALPLTVRLAIPFETHPPAVLAQKMLARELEIAMLPTAALFASPYRVVPGIAIGCDGPVASVKLLLRTNVTAARRVGLDANSRTSNELAGIVLRERYGIHPNFVTGSSLARFHEDTSLDAQVLIGDDALFNDEPHIDLGNEWKLLTGLPFVFAVWAMQDDVSDAYADILRTAKVAGMKEIGAIAEIRGESRKDLLMQYFTVHMRYDLDERAIDGIKTFARYSGKDFTMDRIGHQNDDCSS
- the ugpC gene encoding sn-glycerol-3-phosphate ABC transporter ATP-binding protein UgpC, with translation MSKVILKNICKIYEGGVKAVDNFNLEVEDKEFIVLVGPSGCGKSTTLRMVAGLEEISSGELYIGDKIVNEVPPKSRDIAMVFQNYALYPHMTVFKNMEFGLKLRKYPQEEIDKRVREAAFILGIEDLLDRQPKALSGGQRQRVALGRAIVRKPKVFLFDEPLSNLDAKLRVQMRAEISKLHVRLQATMMYVTHDQVEAMTMADRIVVMRDGLVQQVGTPLGLYGNPRNKFVAGFLGSPPMNFCEVDVTSEGGKLYISDGSFKLKVPETKAAVIKEYMERTKKQSLVFGIRAEDISEQRKAKVPIDENTMKGNVEVVEPMGAETTVYVDTGKTPLILRLELELTGLAKVGDSLNLVVNLDKGHFFDKETEMNIFGAN
- the mqnE gene encoding aminofutalosine synthase MqnE yields the protein MNNIDTIRKKVLSRERITKGDALTLLASNDILSLGAMADIVRRRLNGDNTYFIINRHINYTNFCKNTCLFCAYRKKGEYDGFTLSLDEIREKAIDGMNSGVTEYHVVGGLNKDIPFTYYLDMLRTLRSVAPSIHIQAFTVVELDFIASVAGLPLEETIRRLKDAGLDSVPGGGAEIFHSDIRSVICNEKITGERWLEISRVVHNAGLHSNATMLFGHIEKPEHIVDHLDRLRSLQDETKGFLSFIPLLFHPENTHYADTRMLTGAEIIRILAVSRIFLDNIPHLKAFWIMLGLKMAQLSQFFGVDDIDGTVTEEKITHAAGATTPQMLSRNELVEMITSGGFTPVERNTLYRRISR
- the rpe gene encoding ribulose-phosphate 3-epimerase produces the protein MSRKIVIAPSLLAADFSDVRAAIASVEKGGADWLHLDIMDGNFVPNITFGPKFVADIRTHTKLPFDVHLMIEDPDLFAPLFIEAGAALVSVHMEGAVHLQRTVAEIQKRGAKAGVVLNPHTSISSLDAIIDDVDHVLLMTVNPGFGGQTFIPSCYRKIEEARTLIDSRKKSITLSVDGGVTSENIDRILKAGADFIIAGTSVFGAPDIAAAIRRLRG
- a CDS encoding lysoplasmalogenase yields the protein MTQRILLPAIAVCAIITIIADIRDMKRLRMIVKPLTTALIIALAAWPLAGNPALYAVLIAAGLVLSLGGDIALLSRAETAFIIGLVLFLCAHVLYTIAFISISPFVPADAVTALVLLIVITIVYRILWPGLGAMKVPVLAYAIIISFMLLRAISTVYGGRVSFTPALLIALGSLLFFASDMILAVNRFRRNNAPDGLPVLSTYFAGQTLIALSLSYMAFLPA